From one Notolabrus celidotus isolate fNotCel1 chromosome 2, fNotCel1.pri, whole genome shotgun sequence genomic stretch:
- the tbc1d7 gene encoding TBC1 domain family member 7 isoform X1, with amino-acid sequence MADDPQRNFRSAYYEKVGFRGVEEKKSLEILLKDNPLDLEKLSTFSQRFPLPSMYRIHVWKVLLGILPPHSDSHGLVGGYRKEQYHDILEALEVMRYVNSSTPSTHIYLRMFQLENQVLPRCSETSAPDEENEDFLSISRAMEEIVDDPIDCYWLIKCFVNQFHTKFGDSVPHLPKSLEHYLSQEEPRLLNHLKNSGALAQLPYSLWFRRCFAGCLPESSLQRVWDKVISGSCKILVFVALEILLSYKIMLMGINRPEGIVRFLCNIPQENTDAIVTKAIDLWHKYCGTPMHAV; translated from the exons ATGGCTGACGACCCACAGAGAAATTTCCGCTCAGCATACTATGAGAAAGTGGGCTTCAGGGGAGTGGAAGAGAAGAAGTCACTGGAAATACTGCTCAAAGATAATCCTCTAG ATCTGGAAAAGCTAAGCACCTTCAGTCAGAGGTTTCCTCTCCCCTCCATGTACAGGATCCATGTGTGGAAGGTGTTGTTGG GTATCCTGCCTCCCCACAGTGATTCTCACGGTCTAGTTGGAGGCTACAGGAAGGAGCAGTACCATGACATCCTGGAGGCTCTGGAGGTGATGCGATACGTCAACTCTTCCACACCCTCCACCCACATCTACCTGCGCATGTTTCAGCTGGAGAACCAGGTGCTCCCGAGGTGCTCGGAGACCTCTGCCCCG GATGAAGAGAACGAGGACTTCCTCTCCATCAGTCGAGCCATGGAGGAGATCGTAGATGATCCTATAGATTGCTATTGGCTGATCAAATGTTTCGTCAATCAGTTCCACACAAAGTTTGGAGACTCAGTTCCTCACCTG CCAAAGAGTCTGGAGCATTATCTGAGTCAGGAGGAACCTCGATTGCTGAACCACCTGAAGAACAGCGGAGCGCTCGCTCAGCTGCCGTACAGCCTCTGGTTCAGGCGCTGCTTCGCCGGCTGCCTGCCCGAGTCCAGCCTGCAGAG GGTGTGGGATAAGGTGATCAGTGGCTCCTGTAAGATCCTGGTGTTTGTGGCTTTGGAGATCCTGCTCAGCTACAAGATCATGTTGATGGGCATCAATAGACCTGAAGGCATCGTAAGGTTTCTGTGCAAT ATACCGCAGGAAAACACAGATGCCATCGTAACAAAAGCCATTGACTTGTGGCACAAATACTGCGGCACTCCGATGCACGCTGTGTAG
- the phactr1 gene encoding phosphatase and actin regulator 1 isoform X3, which translates to MRSDSLVPGTHTPPIRRRSKFANLGRLFKPWKWRKKKSEKFKQTSAVLERKMSTRQSRDELIKKGVLKEVYEKDGSCSVVREEVKMENGRSPVLGSGLSERDSTELMEGAAAAGSSLEFQMSSEGACHQDHTQKSIQAPPMKKSTVYPSDGAESPHRPPTLHKQPPALPPKPFNRLPNHITDGAPVKLPCMSVKLSPPLPLKKILISVPAGSMEPSPLAFQKCPAPSSHASIGGHSLQYGTMPVALHPPSRIIEELNKTLALTMQRFESSMIHGVPTVMIQCDEDKENLPSEDMPGMYQDEEEEEEEEDEEEDDEEEEDDEEEDDDTFFTSTLAMKVLRKDSLAIKISNRPSKRELEEKNILQLQSDQERIESRQQTATKLTRRLSQRPTAEELEQRNILKPRNDQEEQEEKREIKRHLSKKLSQRPTVEELREAKILIRFSDYVEVAEAQDYDRRADKPWTRLTAADKAAIRKELNEFKSTEMEVHESSRHLTRFHRP; encoded by the exons TGCTTGAGAGAAAGATGTCGACTCGTCAGAGCAGAGACGAGCTCATCAAGAAGGGAGTGCTGAAGGAGGTGTACGAGAAAG ACGGCTCTTGCTCTGTTGTACGAGAGGAGGTGAAAATGGAGAATGGGCGCTCTCCGGTGCTTGGCTCCGGCCTATCTGAGCGTGACAGTACTGAGCTGATGGAGGGAGCGGCTGCAGCTGGAA GCTCTCTGGAGTTTCAGATGTCCAGTGAAGGTGCATGCCATCAGGACCACACCCAAAAATCCATCCAGGCTCCGCCCATGAAGAAGTCAACGGTTTACCCCTCTGACGGCGCCGAGTCACCGCACAGACCTCCCACGCTACACAAACAACCTCCAGCGCTGCCACCCAAACCCTTCAACAGGCTACCTAATCACATCACAG ACGGAGCCCCAGTGAAGCTGCCATGTATGTCGGTGAAGTTGTCACCTCCTCTACCTCTAAAGAAGATTCTGATCTCCGTACCTGCAGGGAGCATGGAGCCCTCTCCGCTCGCCTTCCAGAAGTGCCCCGCCCCCTCCAGCCACGCTTCGATAGGAGGCCACTCCTTGCAGTATGGGACGATGCCAGTTGCGCTCCACCCCCCTAGCCGGATCATAGAGGAGCTCAACAAGACCCTGGCCCTTACAATGCAGAGGTTTGAGAG CTCCATGATTCACGGCGTTCCCACAGTGATGATCCAGTGTGACGAGGACAAAGAGAACCTCCCCAGTGAGGACATGCCTGGTATGTACcaggacgaggaagaggaggaggaagaagaggatgaagaggaagacgacgaggaagaggaggatgatgaagaggaggatgatgacacGTTTTTTACAA GCACACTGGCCATGAAGGTGTTACGGAAGGACTCTCTGGCCATCAAGATAAGTAACCGACCGTCCAAGAgggagctggaggagaaaaaCATCCTGCAGCTGCAGTCGGACCAGGAGAGAATCGAGTCCCGACAACAAACAGCCACCAAACTGACCAG GCGGTTGAGTCAGCGGCCCACAGCAGAGGAGCTGGAGCAGAGGAATATACTCAAAC CTCGGAACgatcaggaggagcaggaggagaagagggagatcAAGAGACATTTATCCAAAAAG CTGAGCCAGAGGCCCACTGTGGAGGAGCTGAGGGAGGCGAAGATCCTGATCCGCTTCAGCGACTACGTGGAGGTGGCCGAGGCTCAGGACTACGACAGGCGAGCGGACAAGCCGTGGACTCGGCTAACCGCTGCTGATAAG gctgccatcaggaaggagctGAACGagtttaaaagcacagagaTGGAGGTGCATGAGTCGAGCAGGCATCTGACCAG ATTTCATCGGCCATAA
- the tbc1d7 gene encoding TBC1 domain family member 7 isoform X2 yields MYRIHVWKVLLGILPPHSDSHGLVGGYRKEQYHDILEALEVMRYVNSSTPSTHIYLRMFQLENQVLPRCSETSAPDEENEDFLSISRAMEEIVDDPIDCYWLIKCFVNQFHTKFGDSVPHLPKSLEHYLSQEEPRLLNHLKNSGALAQLPYSLWFRRCFAGCLPESSLQRVWDKVISGSCKILVFVALEILLSYKIMLMGINRPEGIVRFLCNIPQENTDAIVTKAIDLWHKYCGTPMHAV; encoded by the exons ATGTACAGGATCCATGTGTGGAAGGTGTTGTTGG GTATCCTGCCTCCCCACAGTGATTCTCACGGTCTAGTTGGAGGCTACAGGAAGGAGCAGTACCATGACATCCTGGAGGCTCTGGAGGTGATGCGATACGTCAACTCTTCCACACCCTCCACCCACATCTACCTGCGCATGTTTCAGCTGGAGAACCAGGTGCTCCCGAGGTGCTCGGAGACCTCTGCCCCG GATGAAGAGAACGAGGACTTCCTCTCCATCAGTCGAGCCATGGAGGAGATCGTAGATGATCCTATAGATTGCTATTGGCTGATCAAATGTTTCGTCAATCAGTTCCACACAAAGTTTGGAGACTCAGTTCCTCACCTG CCAAAGAGTCTGGAGCATTATCTGAGTCAGGAGGAACCTCGATTGCTGAACCACCTGAAGAACAGCGGAGCGCTCGCTCAGCTGCCGTACAGCCTCTGGTTCAGGCGCTGCTTCGCCGGCTGCCTGCCCGAGTCCAGCCTGCAGAG GGTGTGGGATAAGGTGATCAGTGGCTCCTGTAAGATCCTGGTGTTTGTGGCTTTGGAGATCCTGCTCAGCTACAAGATCATGTTGATGGGCATCAATAGACCTGAAGGCATCGTAAGGTTTCTGTGCAAT ATACCGCAGGAAAACACAGATGCCATCGTAACAAAAGCCATTGACTTGTGGCACAAATACTGCGGCACTCCGATGCACGCTGTGTAG